From the genome of Bacteroides sp. MSB163, one region includes:
- the xyl3A gene encoding xylan 1,4-beta-xylosidase codes for MKRWILIGMVVASGMTVQAQNKLSEKFPYQDTSLTAEERADDLLKRLTLEEKASLMMNGSPAIPRLSIKAYGWWNEALHGLARTGLATVFPQAIGMGASFDDSLLYEVFTAVSDEARAKSRRLDSKGNLTRYQALTVWTPNVNIFRDPRWGRGQETYGEDPYLTSRLGVAVVNGLQGPDTARYNKLHACAKHYAVHSGPEWNRHSFNAENISPRDLWETYLPAFKTLVQEAKVKEVMCAYNRFEGEPCCGSNRLLTQILRDEWGFDGVVVSDCGAVSDFWQKRKHETHPDAASASADAVLNGTDVECGNNYKSLPDAVKAGFITENQIDISVKRLLKARFELGEMDENVWTGISSDVLDSPKHRQLALQMARETMTLLQNNNNILPLSKQAKIALIGPNANDSVMQWGNYNGLPSHTITLLEGMQRYLPTSNLIYEPVCGHTDSTLFISLFNKCSTSEGNGFHSTYWNNNTFTGDAVTEVQQSTPFLFNTNGAAPFAPGVILRGFSAEYRSVFHPEKTEDVVFRIQMRGAYELYINGKLVKEDEGAVKQMTSIYMLKAESGKSYDILLKYRHFDKTANLSFDMGVNAQIDVKGLLERIKDVDVVIFAGGISPALEGEEMPVDAAGFRGGDRTEIELPAVQRRVVEALKTAGKRIVFVNFSGAAIALEPESQNCEAILQAWYPGQAGGQAIAEVLFGDYNPAGKLPLTFYRNLAQIPDFEDYNMTGRTYRYMKETPLFPFGHGLSYTTFKYGKLKMNDDKIAAGQNLNVVIPITNTGSRDGDEVVQVYLKKMDDTEGPVKTLRAFKRVRIPAGKTVEVKFSLDDTQLEWWDEQSNTMRVCPGNYTVMVGGTSCEKSLLSRAFTIR; via the coding sequence ATGAAACGATGGATTTTGATTGGTATGGTCGTAGCTTCCGGTATGACTGTACAGGCACAAAACAAATTATCCGAAAAGTTTCCTTATCAGGATACAAGTTTAACTGCAGAAGAACGGGCGGATGATTTGCTCAAAAGATTGACTTTGGAGGAAAAGGCTTCATTGATGATGAACGGTTCTCCGGCTATTCCCCGATTATCGATCAAAGCGTATGGTTGGTGGAATGAAGCACTTCATGGTCTCGCACGTACAGGATTGGCTACAGTATTTCCACAGGCTATCGGTATGGGAGCATCATTTGATGATAGTTTGTTGTATGAAGTCTTTACGGCAGTATCTGATGAAGCAAGAGCAAAGAGCCGGAGATTGGATAGTAAAGGAAATCTGACACGTTATCAGGCACTTACAGTGTGGACTCCTAATGTGAATATTTTTCGTGATCCTCGTTGGGGACGTGGACAGGAGACGTATGGAGAAGATCCCTATTTGACTAGCCGTTTGGGAGTTGCAGTAGTCAATGGTTTGCAGGGACCCGATACAGCACGATACAATAAACTTCACGCTTGTGCAAAACATTATGCTGTACACTCGGGACCGGAGTGGAATCGGCATAGTTTTAATGCTGAGAATATTTCTCCACGAGATTTGTGGGAAACTTATCTTCCCGCCTTTAAAACCTTAGTTCAGGAAGCTAAAGTGAAAGAAGTGATGTGTGCTTATAACCGTTTTGAAGGTGAACCATGTTGTGGAAGTAATCGTTTGCTAACTCAGATTTTGCGTGATGAATGGGGCTTCGACGGAGTCGTTGTTTCAGATTGTGGGGCAGTATCGGATTTCTGGCAAAAAAGAAAGCATGAGACACATCCTGATGCTGCCAGTGCTTCGGCAGATGCTGTCTTAAATGGCACGGATGTTGAGTGCGGAAATAACTATAAATCCTTACCGGATGCAGTAAAGGCTGGATTTATCACTGAGAATCAAATAGATATTTCAGTAAAACGCTTGTTGAAAGCTCGTTTTGAGTTGGGAGAAATGGATGAGAATGTCTGGACAGGGATTTCTTCGGATGTTCTGGACTCCCCCAAACATCGCCAGTTGGCATTGCAGATGGCACGTGAAACCATGACATTGTTGCAAAATAATAATAATATACTTCCATTGAGTAAACAGGCAAAAATAGCATTAATAGGTCCTAATGCAAATGATTCGGTTATGCAGTGGGGAAATTATAATGGGCTACCTTCGCATACCATTACTTTGCTTGAAGGTATGCAGCGTTATCTGCCAACTTCTAATCTTATTTATGAACCGGTTTGCGGACACACGGATAGTACTTTGTTCATTAGCTTATTTAACAAATGTTCTACTTCGGAAGGAAACGGTTTTCATTCAACATATTGGAATAATAATACCTTTACAGGGGATGCTGTTACGGAAGTGCAGCAATCCACCCCATTCTTATTTAATACCAATGGGGCTGCTCCTTTTGCACCGGGAGTTATTTTAAGAGGATTTTCTGCTGAATATCGTTCTGTATTTCATCCCGAAAAAACAGAAGACGTTGTTTTTCGTATTCAGATGCGAGGCGCCTATGAACTTTATATTAATGGTAAACTGGTTAAGGAAGACGAAGGAGCCGTGAAACAAATGACTTCCATTTATATGTTGAAGGCAGAATCAGGAAAGTCTTATGATATTTTATTAAAGTATCGTCATTTTGACAAAACGGCAAATCTTAGTTTTGATATGGGAGTAAATGCTCAGATAGATGTGAAAGGATTGTTGGAGCGTATCAAAGATGTAGATGTAGTTATCTTTGCGGGTGGTATCTCTCCGGCACTGGAAGGAGAAGAAATGCCTGTTGATGCAGCTGGTTTCAGGGGAGGAGATCGCACCGAAATCGAGTTGCCGGCTGTACAGCGACGTGTTGTTGAGGCTTTGAAAACTGCTGGAAAACGGATTGTGTTTGTTAATTTCTCCGGTGCAGCTATAGCTTTGGAGCCGGAAAGTCAGAATTGTGAGGCTATCCTGCAAGCATGGTATCCTGGGCAAGCTGGTGGTCAGGCTATTGCCGAAGTTTTGTTCGGTGATTATAATCCGGCTGGAAAATTGCCATTGACATTCTACCGCAATCTGGCGCAAATTCCGGATTTTGAGGATTATAATATGACCGGAAGAACCTACAGGTACATGAAAGAGACTCCTTTATTCCCATTTGGTCATGGACTTAGTTATACTACATTCAAATATGGAAAGTTAAAAATGAATGATGATAAAATTGCTGCCGGTCAAAATCTGAACGTGGTGATTCCTATAACTAATACAGGAAGTCGGGATGGAGATGAAGTGGTACAGGTCTATCTTAAAAAAATGGATGATACAGAGGGACCGGTTAAAACGTTGCGTGCTTTTAAGCGTGTGCGTATTCCGGCAGGAAAGACGGTTGAGGTTAAATTTTCTTTGGATGATACCCAGTTGGAATGGTGGGATGAACAGAGCAATACAATGAGAGTTTGCCCGGGAAATTATACTGTTATGGTAGGAGGTACTTCCTGTGAGAAGAGTTTATTATCACGGGCATTTACCATTCGGTAA
- a CDS encoding DUF5123 domain-containing protein → MKLRNIYYILLGVLAFSAVACQEDANDWGIEPGHDRLFRTTEFKVTDNTSPTSIMLSYRGITDASKYIFEFSKGDSLEFTNIVKTVEILADTLTPYRQETTAVKTEYRTLFTDLDGTSRYSVRVKAIDGKTGKESGYVGLFFETPDEQIFTEVIPSTSGAVLKWKADKTATHIRHAELKFTVEGEGEEQTVLIDTVWVEPAHELTATEKQAGTYSIKDLKAGTNYLAYILNGDVLRGKYRFLTLGSSVGETIDVQSGDDINALLASAPVGPVTLAFKGGESYTFGEITVPTNVKALYMAGNVIDGQLPQLTATKMTFAAPLGTVKWQNIDLISDGQSQFFIEIGNTNCFSTIAFEGCHISEIPRSLVRLNNGDVEISGITISNCIVKNVALSGYGLFNFGKAKSLKKLVIENSTLCEIGDQLMDVRFVIDEIKMNKCIFCNYTIGMPKVFRLDKQPKSIAVTSTVFTGTNGGSKINSGNSDYSGFLDFSGCYLTSDFQVDSRPFTNAKSLSMTSLELFVDPMNGDFHYKPELKFEGEGKAGDPRWWIQ, encoded by the coding sequence ATGAAACTTAGAAATATATATTATATCTTATTGGGAGTTCTGGCATTTTCTGCCGTTGCTTGCCAGGAGGATGCCAATGACTGGGGGATAGAACCAGGTCATGACCGGTTATTCCGTACTACAGAATTTAAAGTGACTGATAATACATCTCCTACTTCGATAATGTTAAGTTACAGAGGTATAACGGATGCTTCAAAGTATATCTTTGAATTTAGTAAAGGAGATAGTCTGGAATTTACAAATATAGTGAAGACTGTAGAAATTCTGGCGGACACCTTGACACCGTATCGTCAGGAGACTACTGCGGTTAAAACGGAATATCGTACATTGTTCACAGACTTGGATGGAACCAGCCGTTATTCAGTACGTGTAAAAGCAATAGATGGAAAAACAGGTAAAGAGTCCGGTTATGTGGGACTTTTCTTTGAAACTCCGGATGAGCAGATATTTACGGAGGTTATTCCTTCTACTTCCGGTGCTGTCCTGAAGTGGAAAGCCGATAAGACCGCTACTCATATCCGCCATGCCGAATTGAAATTTACGGTGGAAGGAGAAGGGGAAGAACAGACTGTTTTGATTGATACAGTATGGGTAGAACCCGCTCACGAGTTAACTGCAACTGAAAAACAGGCAGGAACTTATTCCATTAAAGACTTGAAGGCAGGAACTAATTATCTGGCATATATCCTGAATGGCGATGTGCTTAGAGGTAAATATAGATTTTTGACACTGGGATCTTCTGTAGGAGAAACAATAGACGTACAATCAGGAGATGACATTAATGCTTTGTTAGCTTCTGCTCCGGTAGGACCGGTAACTCTGGCTTTCAAAGGTGGAGAAAGCTATACGTTTGGTGAGATCACTGTGCCGACAAATGTGAAGGCCCTTTATATGGCAGGTAATGTGATTGATGGTCAGCTGCCTCAATTGACGGCTACCAAAATGACATTTGCTGCTCCGCTGGGAACTGTGAAATGGCAGAATATCGATTTGATAAGTGACGGACAATCTCAATTCTTCATTGAAATAGGAAATACGAATTGCTTCAGTACTATAGCCTTTGAGGGATGTCATATCAGTGAAATTCCACGTAGCCTTGTGCGTTTGAACAATGGTGATGTAGAAATAAGTGGTATTACAATCAGTAATTGTATTGTGAAGAATGTAGCATTGAGCGGCTATGGTCTGTTCAATTTCGGTAAAGCTAAATCCCTGAAGAAACTCGTTATTGAAAACTCTACGCTTTGTGAGATTGGTGATCAGTTGATGGATGTTCGTTTTGTTATTGATGAAATAAAAATGAATAAATGTATCTTCTGTAATTATACAATTGGCATGCCGAAGGTATTCCGTTTGGATAAGCAACCGAAGTCTATTGCTGTGACAAGCACTGTCTTTACCGGAACGAATGGTGGCAGCAAGATCAATTCCGGGAATAGTGACTATTCAGGCTTCCTCGATTTCTCTGGTTGCTATTTGACTTCTGACTTTCAGGTAGACTCTAGACCGTTCACGAATGCCAAGTCTTTGTCTATGACATCTCTGGAATTATTCGTAGATCCGATGAATGGGGATTTCCATTACAAACCGGAATTGAAATTTGAGGGTGAAGGCAAAGCCGGTGACCCGAGATGGTGGATACAATAG
- a CDS encoding hybrid sensor histidine kinase/response regulator transcription factor, whose translation MKKCIIFQVHYLILICLFIPCVAIAQPICQIQRFSAYNGLAQRSVTNILQDSKGFIWFSTWNGLNKFDGYTFKNYKAFPGDGCTLTSNRIAKIIQTQTCDIWCQTYDSRVYLFDSRREKFIDILRPYEAPKQQTYAVQNVYALPKGVSWIVCDRGAFRIDEQAYKAQEGKGITLYNIEEKNLKGDQIITIFQDSDGDEWILTNKGVSIIGKKKIESDIPFKNIKEDNGNIYLVSANNQLVIYLPQTQQLQFHEMPFSTSNTINSINRLGKDSIGLCTDNGLYIYFAKDQRYRLIDPRTPTNPSIEVLSVFKDSFGELWLYSDMPGVVRYNLETEEKQHYITPKEDLPKAERLSRDLIFEDKQGTLWMVPHRGGFSYYDRKNKQLKSYYTDYNNPDTKFTPVILNSFLDRQGNLWICNHWDVTKISFSTYACSLQAMDTGFETRAFLIDEKNELWTASKKGYVRIYQPDGSLKGYLTPEGTISSQPISFQKNIYCFMEDENGIIWMGSKLDGLFRLTRDSKDHFQIRQFTHQEDDPYSLSYNSIYSIYQDHQKRIWIGCYGGGLNLLEETAEGEIRFIHNDNQLKEYPKNHFTKVRYITEVNNAILVCTTEGLLTFSSEFKQPEDICFYRNLRHPDEVSSLSSNDVTYVYTDNRKATYILTFTGGINKVLSENLLSEHIEFKPYTTKDGLPSDLVQSMIEDKEGSLWVISENALTRFNPEKETFEYYDKKYMQQELYFTEAAPVLENNQLLLGTDIGILKISPEHLQKSSYAPPIVFTGFKIQGTSQNLDINDLKELRLKPSERNVTFQFAALDYVAPESISYAYRLKGLEEKWNEVDNSRSASYINLPPGEYELQIRSTNSDGVWMEKARTLPITVLPTFWETYWAWILYVVLFVLSTATIVYIILYIYRLRHQINLEQQLANIKLRFFTDISHELRTPLTLIASPVTEVLEHETLTANARKHLTLVHKNTERMLHLVNQILDFRKIENKKMKVLLEKTDVLSLLQKVMDNFRLIAEEKNINYQLETNQEAIETWIDQDKFEKIIFNLLSNAFKYTPANKSITVIANVESSRLIVSIKDEGIGIDLQKQQTLFQRFETLVKFNILQPSSGIGLSLVKELIELHCGNIEVKSQPGVGSEFTVILPMNQKVYEGRENTEFILNDGNSVPAEKKNEIRSMVEIASMADITPSETANEPNQISNEEDPISILIVEDNVELRNFLSDILSESYRVITATNGQEGLDQAREYIPDLIISDIMMPAMDGLDMVKNIKENREICHIPIILLSAKSSLDDRISGLEQGIDDYITKPFSATYLKIRIKSLLHQRKELQEIYWKAWSEKLNNTQETTLEEKLTPSQPQIISYDEQFMQQVMQVMEEQMENSELTVDEFAQLLNLGRSVFYQKLKSIIGLSPVDFIREIRIKRAVQLIDSGEYNFSQVAYMTGFNDPKYFGKCFKRQMGMTPSEYKENKRDDS comes from the coding sequence ATGAAAAAGTGCATTATATTTCAAGTCCATTATTTAATATTGATTTGTCTTTTTATCCCTTGTGTAGCCATCGCACAACCAATTTGTCAAATTCAACGTTTCTCCGCTTATAACGGATTGGCACAAAGGTCTGTCACCAACATCCTGCAAGATTCCAAAGGATTTATCTGGTTTTCCACTTGGAATGGCTTAAATAAATTCGACGGATACACTTTCAAAAACTATAAAGCATTTCCGGGAGACGGATGTACCTTAACCAGTAACCGCATAGCCAAAATCATACAGACACAAACCTGTGACATCTGGTGTCAGACTTATGACTCGCGAGTCTATCTATTCGATAGCCGCCGAGAGAAATTCATAGACATCTTACGTCCTTACGAAGCCCCCAAACAGCAGACCTACGCTGTGCAGAATGTCTATGCACTACCTAAAGGAGTAAGTTGGATCGTATGTGACCGTGGAGCATTCCGCATCGACGAACAAGCATACAAGGCTCAGGAAGGAAAAGGAATAACCTTATATAATATCGAAGAGAAGAATCTGAAAGGAGATCAAATAATCACCATTTTTCAAGATAGCGATGGTGACGAGTGGATATTAACCAACAAAGGAGTTTCTATCATTGGTAAAAAGAAAATAGAATCCGATATTCCATTCAAGAATATCAAAGAAGATAACGGCAATATATACCTGGTATCTGCCAACAACCAGTTAGTAATATATCTTCCCCAGACACAGCAACTTCAATTTCATGAAATGCCCTTTTCAACCTCCAATACTATCAATTCTATCAATAGACTGGGAAAAGACAGCATAGGACTTTGCACAGACAACGGACTCTATATTTACTTTGCAAAAGATCAAAGATACCGGTTAATAGATCCCCGTACTCCTACTAATCCCTCCATCGAAGTTTTGTCTGTATTCAAAGATAGCTTCGGAGAATTATGGCTATACTCCGATATGCCCGGAGTAGTGCGTTACAATTTAGAAACAGAAGAGAAGCAACATTATATTACTCCGAAAGAAGACCTGCCGAAAGCCGAACGCTTAAGCCGCGACCTGATATTTGAAGATAAGCAAGGAACACTGTGGATGGTCCCACATAGAGGTGGATTCTCTTATTATGACCGAAAAAACAAACAACTGAAATCTTATTATACTGATTATAATAATCCTGATACAAAATTCACCCCCGTTATTCTGAACTCTTTTTTAGATCGACAGGGCAATCTCTGGATATGCAATCACTGGGATGTTACAAAAATCTCATTTTCTACATACGCATGCTCTCTGCAAGCTATGGATACCGGTTTTGAGACACGCGCTTTCCTGATAGACGAAAAAAATGAGCTTTGGACAGCCAGCAAAAAAGGATATGTACGAATTTATCAGCCGGATGGAAGTTTGAAAGGATATCTGACCCCTGAAGGTACCATCAGTTCACAACCCATATCTTTCCAAAAGAACATCTATTGTTTTATGGAAGATGAAAATGGAATCATCTGGATGGGAAGTAAATTGGATGGTCTTTTCCGATTAACAAGAGACAGCAAAGATCATTTTCAGATACGTCAATTTACTCACCAGGAAGACGATCCGTATAGTTTGAGCTATAATAGTATTTACAGTATTTATCAAGATCACCAGAAACGAATCTGGATAGGTTGCTATGGTGGAGGGCTAAATTTATTAGAGGAAACAGCTGAAGGAGAAATTCGTTTCATACATAATGATAATCAGCTGAAGGAATACCCTAAAAACCATTTTACCAAAGTACGTTACATCACCGAAGTTAATAATGCCATTCTTGTCTGCACTACGGAGGGCTTGTTGACTTTCTCCAGTGAATTTAAGCAACCGGAAGATATCTGTTTCTATAGAAATCTACGCCATCCAGATGAAGTATCCAGCCTCAGCAGCAATGATGTTACCTATGTCTACACAGATAACAGGAAAGCAACTTACATTCTTACATTTACCGGAGGAATCAATAAAGTCCTTTCTGAAAATCTATTAAGTGAACACATCGAATTTAAACCTTATACGACAAAAGATGGTTTACCATCTGACCTCGTCCAGTCTATGATAGAAGATAAAGAAGGAAGCCTATGGGTAATTTCGGAAAATGCACTTACCCGTTTCAATCCGGAAAAGGAAACATTCGAATATTATGATAAAAAGTACATGCAACAAGAGCTTTACTTTACAGAGGCAGCTCCTGTGCTGGAAAATAATCAATTGCTATTAGGAACAGATATCGGAATACTCAAAATTAGTCCCGAACATCTTCAGAAAAGTAGTTATGCCCCTCCCATTGTATTCACCGGGTTTAAAATACAAGGAACCTCCCAGAATTTAGATATCAATGATCTGAAAGAACTACGGCTGAAACCATCCGAGCGCAATGTTACTTTCCAATTTGCAGCTTTGGATTATGTAGCGCCGGAATCAATCAGCTATGCTTACCGTCTGAAAGGATTGGAAGAAAAATGGAATGAAGTGGATAACAGCCGTTCAGCCAGCTATATCAACCTGCCTCCGGGAGAATATGAATTACAGATACGTTCCACCAACAGCGACGGAGTATGGATGGAAAAAGCACGTACCCTACCCATAACCGTACTTCCAACCTTTTGGGAGACATACTGGGCATGGATTCTGTATGTCGTATTATTCGTGTTATCCACAGCAACTATCGTCTATATCATTCTCTACATATATCGGTTGCGTCATCAGATAAATCTTGAACAACAACTGGCAAATATAAAATTGCGTTTTTTCACCGATATTTCGCATGAATTACGTACTCCGTTAACGCTCATAGCCAGTCCGGTTACTGAAGTTCTGGAACACGAAACTCTCACAGCCAATGCCCGTAAACATTTAACCTTGGTGCACAAGAATACGGAGCGTATGTTGCATTTAGTAAACCAGATATTGGACTTCCGGAAAATAGAGAATAAAAAAATGAAAGTGCTGCTGGAAAAGACAGACGTCCTCAGCCTATTACAAAAAGTAATGGATAACTTCCGCCTTATTGCCGAAGAAAAGAATATCAATTACCAATTGGAAACAAACCAGGAAGCTATAGAAACCTGGATCGATCAGGATAAGTTTGAAAAAATCATTTTTAATTTGCTATCCAATGCATTCAAGTACACTCCGGCCAATAAGTCTATCACCGTCATTGCCAATGTAGAAAGTAGCAGATTAATTGTTTCTATAAAAGACGAAGGCATTGGTATTGATCTTCAAAAACAGCAAACACTTTTCCAACGCTTTGAAACATTGGTAAAATTCAATATATTGCAGCCCTCGTCAGGCATAGGACTATCACTTGTTAAAGAACTGATAGAACTACATTGTGGCAACATTGAAGTAAAAAGTCAACCCGGTGTAGGTAGCGAGTTTACCGTTATATTACCAATGAATCAAAAAGTTTATGAGGGAAGAGAAAATACAGAATTTATATTGAATGACGGAAATTCAGTCCCCGCTGAAAAGAAAAATGAAATAAGATCCATGGTTGAAATAGCTTCAATGGCTGACATTACTCCTTCAGAGACAGCCAATGAACCGAATCAGATATCGAATGAAGAAGACCCCATATCCATCTTAATTGTCGAAGATAACGTAGAGCTAAGAAACTTCTTATCAGATATCTTGTCAGAAAGTTACCGGGTAATCACCGCCACCAATGGACAAGAAGGATTGGACCAAGCCCGGGAATATATTCCCGATCTGATTATCAGTGACATTATGATGCCTGCTATGGATGGCCTTGATATGGTAAAGAATATTAAGGAGAACAGAGAAATATGTCACATACCTATCATTCTGCTTTCTGCCAAATCATCACTGGATGATCGCATATCAGGACTGGAACAAGGGATAGACGATTATATCACCAAGCCCTTCAGTGCAACGTATCTAAAAATCCGTATCAAGTCTTTGCTTCACCAACGTAAAGAATTGCAGGAAATCTACTGGAAAGCATGGTCGGAAAAATTAAACAATACCCAGGAAACCACTCTGGAAGAGAAACTGACCCCCTCGCAACCTCAGATCATTTCATACGATGAGCAGTTCATGCAGCAAGTGATGCAAGTAATGGAAGAACAAATGGAAAACTCAGAACTTACAGTCGACGAATTTGCCCAGTTACTGAATTTAGGACGTTCTGTCTTCTATCAGAAGCTAAAATCCATTATCGGTCTGTCTCCCGTGGACTTCATACGCGAAATCAGGATTAAACGTGCCGTACAATTAATAGACAGCGGAGAATATAACTTTTCACAAGTGGCTTACATGACAGGCTTCAACGATCCTAAATATTTTGGAAAGTGTTTCAAAAGACAAATGGGAATGACACCTTCGGAATACAAAGAGAATAAAAGAGATGATAGTTGA